The following are encoded in a window of Candidatus Moraniibacteriota bacterium genomic DNA:
- a CDS encoding lamin tail domain-containing protein, whose translation MRREKKRRIIFGISFLCFLFLGNSCVYAEEKEIFSLRINEVRLTGGTGKSNEDFVEIYNFGKESIDLKGWSLRKETSGKKEYSLYSFSSEYILKPGEFFLWANKDNNYADSLGADAKNGNTLTYENRIFLQNKEEDEIDSYFFEKSNQYTSAFDGEKWKWVCNETPKKENNFSGFLGERTLRLEELLPDPESDQNEFVELYNYGEKEINLSGWFVSDAVEKKALSGILAPGEYRADSFGLSLNNTKEKISLIDKCEGSVDTFEYEDSHKGKSWSFDEEKWRETPFVTKGEKNNFPQKIQEPTIRLNEIMPSPSEDQENNEFIEIYNFGKSAVDIGYWSLKDASDTGYVFPRQTIITPNEYKVFYRKDFSFALNDSGKETVYLLDPADFEVDSTLYEETKKDFSFSFDEEKKEWKLTPYTSPHDKNIFPLHQKDVKIRLNEILPDPDGDEAKNEYIELYNFDNKEIDISYWGIQDTSGVEYIFPQGTRIASGEYFSFSRNIFKFSLNNTKEKISLKDATGYEIDFVTYENTKKNISWNRNEKNEWRKSAHLTPGKKNKFNNLPKISEKDIPKKGYVHMKTLFSAHAKDEDGDEIKYRWEFGDGKKSYLENTSHIYEKKGRYEVSLYVNDGIEEVVFSKSLVISKYPEFKAKIVAFVPNPAGRDTDNEWIEIINEDEKTLDLSFWSIATGADAKKLVNHPLRDVVKIEPGKTEKIYRTQSSFSLRNSSGIIELRRPNQTVAHTVSYEKEKINEGDTYQFSSGLWGWISKEKGKEVLSKEESVVEEKEEFVLGSSIERERYFYKGIFILEYEKRRHLLGYEEKKYVDKRGDQFVFTRGGLIKQHSWWTRCLWGACLEG comes from the coding sequence ATGAGACGGGAGAAAAAGAGAAGGATAATTTTTGGAATAAGTTTTCTTTGTTTTTTATTTTTGGGAAATTCTTGTGTGTATGCTGAGGAAAAAGAAATTTTTTCTCTTCGTATAAATGAAGTTCGTCTTACAGGAGGGACGGGAAAATCAAATGAAGATTTTGTAGAAATATATAACTTTGGAAAAGAATCGATTGATTTAAAGGGGTGGTCACTGCGAAAAGAAACTTCAGGTAAAAAAGAATACTCACTTTATAGCTTTAGTTCGGAATATATTCTCAAACCAGGAGAATTTTTTCTTTGGGCAAATAAAGATAATAATTATGCAGATTCTCTTGGTGCAGATGCAAAAAATGGAAATACTCTAACGTATGAAAATAGAATCTTTCTTCAAAATAAAGAAGAAGATGAAATAGATTCTTATTTTTTTGAAAAAAGTAATCAGTACACAAGCGCCTTTGATGGGGAAAAATGGAAATGGGTTTGCAATGAAACTCCAAAGAAAGAAAATAATTTTTCTGGTTTTTTGGGTGAAAGAACGCTTCGATTAGAAGAACTTTTACCAGATCCAGAATCAGATCAAAATGAATTTGTAGAACTGTATAATTATGGAGAAAAAGAAATTAATCTTTCAGGATGGTTTGTGAGTGATGCTGTCGAGAAAAAGGCTTTATCAGGAATTCTTGCTCCTGGTGAATATAGAGCGGATTCTTTTGGCCTTTCTCTCAATAATACAAAAGAAAAAATCTCTCTTATCGATAAATGTGAAGGATCTGTGGATACGTTTGAATACGAAGATTCTCACAAAGGAAAAAGTTGGTCTTTTGATGAAGAAAAATGGCGAGAAACACCTTTTGTAACAAAGGGAGAAAAAAATAATTTTCCCCAAAAAATACAAGAACCAACTATTCGATTAAACGAGATAATGCCAAGTCCTTCAGAAGATCAAGAAAATAACGAATTTATTGAGATATATAATTTCGGAAAGAGTGCTGTGGATATAGGATATTGGTCATTAAAAGATGCGTCTGATACAGGATACGTTTTTCCACGACAAACAATAATAACTCCAAACGAATATAAAGTTTTTTATAGAAAGGATTTTTCTTTTGCTTTAAATGATAGTGGAAAAGAAACAGTATATCTTTTGGATCCTGCTGATTTTGAAGTAGATTCTACTTTGTATGAAGAGACAAAAAAAGATTTCTCTTTCTCTTTCGATGAAGAAAAAAAAGAATGGAAATTAACACCTTACACAAGTCCTCACGATAAAAATATCTTTCCTCTTCATCAAAAAGACGTAAAGATTCGATTGAATGAAATTTTACCAGATCCTGATGGGGATGAAGCAAAAAATGAATATATAGAACTCTATAATTTTGATAACAAAGAAATTGATATTTCTTATTGGGGAATTCAGGACACATCGGGTGTTGAATATATTTTTCCTCAAGGAACTCGTATTGCTTCGGGCGAATACTTTTCTTTTTCTAGAAATATATTTAAATTTTCCCTCAATAACACAAAAGAAAAAATTTCTCTCAAAGATGCTACTGGTTACGAAATTGATTTTGTGACATACGAAAATACCAAAAAGAATATAAGTTGGAATAGAAATGAAAAAAATGAATGGAGAAAAAGTGCACATCTTACTCCTGGAAAGAAAAATAAATTTAATAATCTTCCTAAAATTTCAGAAAAGGATATTCCAAAAAAAGGATATGTTCATATGAAAACACTTTTTTCTGCTCATGCTAAAGATGAGGATGGAGATGAAATAAAATACCGATGGGAATTTGGAGATGGAAAAAAGAGCTATTTAGAAAATACTTCTCATATATATGAAAAGAAAGGAAGATACGAAGTATCTTTATATGTAAATGATGGCATAGAAGAAGTTGTTTTTTCGAAGTCCCTTGTTATTTCTAAATATCCTGAATTTAAGGCAAAAATAGTAGCCTTTGTTCCAAATCCTGCAGGACGTGATACCGATAATGAGTGGATAGAAATTATAAATGAAGATGAAAAAACACTTGATTTGTCTTTCTGGTCTATTGCTACAGGAGCTGATGCAAAAAAACTTGTCAATCATCCCCTTCGTGATGTTGTAAAGATTGAACCTGGAAAAACAGAGAAAATATATCGAACGCAAAGTTCTTTTTCCTTGAGAAACTCTTCAGGAATAATTGAACTTCGTCGGCCAAATCAAACAGTTGCTCATACTGTTTCGTATGAAAAGGAGAAAATAAATGAAGGTGATACCTATCAATTTTCTTCTGGTTTATGGGGGTGGATATCGAAAGAAAAAGGAAAAGAAGTATTGTCTAAAGAAGAATCTGTCGTAGAGGAAAAAGAAGAATTTGTTTTGGGATCTTCAATTGAGAGAGAACGATATTTTTATAAAGGAATATTTATTTTGGAATACGAAAAAAGGAGACATCTTTTGGGATATGAAGAAAAGAAATATGTAGACAAAAGAGGTGATCAATTTGTTTTTACAAGAGGTGGTCTTATAAAACAACATTCGTGGTGGACTCGATGTCTTTGGGGGGCATGTTTGGAAGGGTAA
- a CDS encoding PH domain-containing protein encodes MVGSYHFKGQEDGEEIIRVIRRHWFDITMQFLPIIGAILALSVLFPILSSTLILDIQASVYWFFASFLGICFWLVASIIWIDYYLDVWIMTNRRVVNVTQKGLFFRHVSDLRYNKIQDITTEVTGLIPTFLNYGDVFIQTAGTEPRFIFHNVGNPYLIKDELVALQKRMRRGDITEMKRLLHDDGTADI; translated from the coding sequence ATGGTAGGATCATATCATTTTAAAGGTCAAGAAGATGGAGAAGAAATTATCCGTGTGATTCGCCGACATTGGTTTGATATTACTATGCAGTTTCTTCCTATTATAGGAGCGATACTTGCACTTTCTGTACTTTTTCCCATACTTTCTTCAACACTTATTTTGGATATACAAGCCTCTGTTTATTGGTTTTTTGCTTCTTTTTTGGGAATTTGTTTTTGGTTAGTTGCAAGTATTATCTGGATCGATTACTATCTGGATGTGTGGATTATGACGAATAGACGCGTAGTGAATGTTACGCAAAAAGGACTCTTTTTTCGCCACGTGAGCGATCTTCGCTACAATAAAATTCAAGACATTACAACGGAAGTGACAGGACTCATTCCTACATTTCTTAATTATGGTGATGTATTTATTCAAACAGCGGGAACTGAGCCAAGATTTATTTTTCATAATGTGGGGAATCCTTATTTAATCAAGGATGAACTTGTAGCACTGCAAAAAAGAATGAGACGAGGAGATATTACCGAAATGAAAAGACTGCTTCACGATGATGGAACGGCTGATATATAA
- the tsaE gene encoding tRNA (adenosine(37)-N6)-threonylcarbamoyltransferase complex ATPase subunit type 1 TsaE codes for MKLYRTNSVEETKDLAQTFSRTLSGQTLLCLEGGLGSGKTTFTQGILSFFNADPPYTSPTFSLIKEYPLSKKKNGISFLYHIDAYRIQSSDILNLGWEEIIQKPETLILLEWPENISSVLNKKALFLSFVWESDSTRSITLPNMPPKDIESTTNVVL; via the coding sequence ATGAAACTCTATAGAACAAATTCCGTTGAAGAAACAAAAGATCTTGCCCAAACCTTTTCAAGGACACTTTCAGGGCAAACACTTCTTTGTCTCGAAGGAGGTCTTGGTAGTGGAAAAACTACTTTCACACAAGGAATCCTTTCTTTTTTCAATGCTGATCCTCCCTATACCAGCCCTACTTTCTCCCTTATCAAAGAATATCCTCTTTCAAAAAAGAAAAATGGTATTTCTTTTTTGTATCATATCGATGCGTACAGAATACAATCGTCCGACATTCTCAATCTCGGATGGGAGGAAATAATACAGAAACCTGAAACACTCATACTTCTCGAATGGCCAGAAAATATTTCTTCTGTACTGAACAAAAAAGCTCTTTTTCTTTCTTTCGTATGGGAAAGTGACTCGACAAGAAGCATTACCCTTCCAAACATGCCCCCCAAAGACATCGAGTCCACCACGAATGTTGTTTTATAA
- the ruvB gene encoding Holliday junction branch migration DNA helicase RuvB: MITDSSQQPEEEKIEITLRPRNFDEYVGQEKIKKNLAIVIGAAKKRGDPIEHTLLYGPPGLGKTTLAHIIAREMNANIKITSGPAIERIGDLGSILTNLNDGDVLFIDEIHRLNKTVEEILYPAMEDHKLDIIIGKGPSARTLQLDLPNFTIIGATTRLGSLSAPLRDRFGIVHRLEFYETYEVEEILERAGKILGVRVDSEGKSIIAKCSRCTPRIANRLLKRVRDVAQIEDAPIITQDIAKRALDMLEIDEIGLDPSDRRILDAIITKFGGGPVGVQTIAAATSEEVQTIEDVYEPYLMKLGFLERTSRGRMVTEACLLHLGKRVLK, translated from the coding sequence ATGATAACAGATTCATCACAACAACCCGAAGAAGAGAAAATCGAAATAACGTTGAGACCGAGAAATTTTGATGAGTATGTGGGTCAGGAAAAAATTAAGAAAAATCTTGCTATTGTTATTGGTGCCGCCAAAAAACGAGGAGATCCTATCGAACATACATTATTGTACGGTCCTCCAGGATTGGGAAAAACAACACTTGCTCATATTATTGCCAGAGAGATGAATGCAAATATAAAAATAACTTCAGGACCTGCTATTGAGCGAATTGGTGATCTTGGATCCATCCTCACCAATTTGAATGATGGAGACGTTCTTTTTATCGATGAAATTCACAGACTCAATAAAACGGTAGAAGAGATACTCTATCCAGCAATGGAGGATCATAAACTAGATATTATTATTGGAAAAGGACCTTCTGCTAGAACGCTTCAATTAGATCTGCCAAATTTCACAATAATCGGAGCAACTACAAGGCTAGGATCATTATCAGCACCACTTAGGGATCGCTTTGGTATTGTGCATCGATTGGAATTTTATGAAACCTATGAAGTAGAAGAAATACTTGAAAGAGCTGGGAAGATACTCGGAGTAAGAGTGGATTCTGAAGGAAAATCAATTATTGCTAAATGTTCTCGTTGTACCCCAAGAATAGCTAATAGATTGCTCAAAAGAGTTCGAGATGTGGCTCAAATAGAGGATGCTCCTATTATTACTCAAGATATTGCAAAAAGAGCCTTAGATATGTTAGAAATTGATGAAATAGGTTTAGATCCATCAGATCGAAGAATCCTTGATGCAATTATTACAAAATTTGGAGGTGGTCCTGTGGGGGTACAAACAATAGCTGCTGCAACGTCTGAAGAGGTACAAACGATCGAAGATGTTTATGAGCCCTATCTTATGAAGCTTGGTTTTTTGGAACGAACTTCGAGAGGGCGTATGGTTACAGAGGCTTGTCTTCTTCATTTAGGAAAACGGGTCTTGAAATAA